In the candidate division KSB1 bacterium genome, one interval contains:
- the pstC gene encoding phosphate ABC transporter permease subunit PstC — MAVPVNTNLRGRVFSWRDVKEKSLHLFFAANGVLAIVVLLGIFSLLFTESLPALKSIGISEFLLRLQWDPTSPERASYGLWAMILSTLMVSVGALIIAVPIGVGCAAFLADVAPPAVREVLKPAVEILASIPSVVVGFLGVVLVGPTIARVFGIPSGLCALNGILLLAVMALPTIVSICEDAIVSVPQEFKSASLALGATKWQTLIHVTLPSASSGIVAAVMLGMGRAIGETMTVLMATGNAAAVPKTFLDPVRTMTATIAIEMGETVQGSLHYQSLFVIGLVLFCMTFAVNVVSDIVLERYQRVRR; from the coding sequence TTGGCGGTACCAGTAAATACTAACCTGCGTGGACGTGTTTTTTCTTGGCGAGATGTCAAGGAAAAGAGCCTTCACTTGTTCTTCGCCGCGAACGGCGTATTGGCCATCGTGGTCTTGTTGGGTATTTTTTCCCTCCTGTTCACCGAAAGCCTGCCAGCACTGAAGAGCATTGGGATTAGCGAGTTTCTGCTTCGGCTGCAGTGGGACCCAACCTCGCCAGAGCGGGCTTCCTATGGCTTGTGGGCCATGATTCTCAGCACGCTCATGGTGAGCGTGGGCGCTTTGATCATCGCAGTACCGATAGGCGTTGGTTGTGCTGCTTTTCTTGCCGATGTGGCGCCGCCCGCGGTGCGCGAGGTACTCAAGCCAGCGGTGGAAATTCTTGCCAGCATCCCTTCGGTGGTAGTGGGTTTTCTGGGAGTGGTTCTGGTCGGCCCAACCATCGCGCGGGTGTTCGGCATTCCAAGCGGCCTATGTGCACTGAACGGGATACTGCTCTTGGCGGTAATGGCATTGCCCACTATCGTGAGTATATGCGAAGACGCTATTGTCTCGGTGCCCCAAGAATTCAAGAGTGCTTCTCTTGCCCTCGGAGCCACTAAATGGCAGACACTGATCCATGTGACGCTCCCCTCGGCTTCCTCAGGCATTGTTGCTGCCGTGATGTTGGGCATGGGACGAGCAATCGGTGAGACGATGACCGTACTCATGGCAACTGGAAACGCAGCAGCCGTTCCCAAGACTTTTCTTGACCCGGTGCGCACCATGACCGCGACCATCGCTATCGAGATGGGTGAGACAGTGCAGGGCAGTTTGCATTACCAATCGCTCTTCGTCATTGGGCTGGTGCTTTTTTGCATGACCTTCGCCGTTAACGTTGTCTCCGACATTGTACTTGAGCGCTACCAGAGGGTACGTCGATGA
- the pstB gene encoding phosphate ABC transporter ATP-binding protein PstB: MGIIKIQTKNFSFYYGRVKALSGITMDIEERKVTALIGPSGCGKSTFLRSLNRMNDIIPGTRVEGNIYIDGVDIYDRRLDVVELRRKVGMVFQKSNPFPKSIFDNVAYGLRIHGMRDPAVLAERVEQSLKDAALWDEVKDRLNKSAMDLSGGQQQRLCIARALAVRPEIILMDEPASALDPIATQKIEELIFQLKERYTIVIVTHNMQQAARVSDYTGFFYLGELVEFGETDQIFTRPREKRTEDYVTGRFG, from the coding sequence ATGGGAATCATCAAAATCCAGACGAAGAACTTTAGTTTTTACTACGGGCGCGTAAAGGCCCTCTCCGGCATTACCATGGATATTGAGGAACGCAAGGTGACTGCTCTGATCGGGCCGTCGGGGTGCGGCAAGTCCACCTTCCTGCGTTCGCTTAACCGGATGAACGACATAATCCCTGGGACGCGCGTGGAGGGCAACATCTACATTGACGGTGTTGACATTTATGACCGGCGCCTGGACGTGGTGGAACTGCGACGGAAGGTGGGGATGGTCTTTCAGAAGTCGAATCCATTTCCCAAATCCATTTTCGACAATGTTGCCTATGGTCTGCGGATTCACGGTATGCGTGACCCGGCGGTGTTGGCCGAGCGCGTGGAGCAAAGCCTCAAAGATGCGGCCTTGTGGGATGAGGTCAAGGACCGTCTCAACAAATCGGCCATGGACCTGAGCGGAGGGCAGCAGCAGCGGCTGTGCATCGCGCGTGCCCTGGCGGTGCGCCCGGAGATCATTCTGATGGATGAGCCGGCATCGGCCCTGGACCCCATTGCTACGCAGAAGATTGAGGAGCTCATCTTTCAGTTAAAGGAGCGCTATACTATCGTCATTGTCACCCATAACATGCAACAGGCAGCGCGCGTCTCGGACTATACAGGCTTCTTTTACCTGGGGGAGCTGGTGGAATTCGGGGAGACAGATCAGATTTTTACGCGGCCTCGGGAAAAAAGAACCGAGGACTATGTCACCGGTCGCTTCGGATGA
- a CDS encoding ATP-binding protein → MKSSLRGRFAIAAIVIAAAGFLFFDVILYRTVRGYLTTQALRELRGNTRLAQILVEREAMRGAEEESELWALTYRLREITQARVTLIADDGRVLTDSDVGPEGVPHMANHGDRPEVQQAGREGMGLCLRPSATLGRRLYYSAARVDNHALPVRFVRLAYYAEHLEQSLHDVLFILIGGTLLGVVLVGALAVLLSGAITRPLRKIIEACRQLETGEDRANFPVQWRGELGELALSVQNVFSRFQERTSAGQATEARLLQVLEHLACGALLVDEHRRVLHANRAVFRLLEEDEVPVAGRNLVELVRSADILGAVSHVLANGGTVEGELAVFSGERRRWIAYRASAIGAGAENVCHALVELRDITELKHLEEIRRDFVANASHELKTPLTAIVGYTETLLADWERMSAEQRVRYLRRIREQAQRLEFLTSDLLTLAESEEKVTPTLVPYPVHRLLRGIAEEFAERATEKGIELKVKADRRLKALMDPDAMHIVLSNLVDNAIKYTGAGGSVTVSAKGAPPGEVLVEVVDTGVGIDPRHHLRIFERFYRVDKSRSRAMGGTGLGLAIVKHIVEKHGSRVQVESELGRGSRFWFMLRAA, encoded by the coding sequence GTGAAAAGCTCACTGCGGGGGAGATTTGCTATTGCCGCGATCGTGATCGCCGCTGCAGGTTTTCTGTTCTTCGACGTCATTCTGTACCGCACGGTGAGGGGCTACTTGACCACACAGGCCCTCAGGGAACTGCGGGGTAATACCCGGTTGGCGCAGATTCTTGTGGAACGGGAGGCCATGCGGGGTGCCGAAGAAGAGAGCGAGCTCTGGGCCCTCACCTACCGGCTTCGGGAGATCACGCAGGCGCGGGTGACACTGATCGCGGACGACGGCCGGGTGCTGACCGATTCGGATGTGGGGCCCGAAGGGGTTCCCCACATGGCAAATCACGGTGACCGGCCCGAGGTACAGCAGGCAGGGCGCGAGGGCATGGGTTTATGCCTTCGCCCCAGCGCTACGCTTGGGCGCCGCTTGTACTATTCTGCGGCCCGAGTGGACAACCACGCTCTCCCGGTTCGCTTCGTCCGGTTGGCCTACTATGCAGAACATTTGGAACAGAGCCTCCACGACGTTCTTTTCATCCTCATTGGGGGCACCTTGTTGGGTGTGGTGCTGGTCGGTGCCCTCGCCGTTCTGCTGAGTGGTGCGATAACTCGCCCGCTGAGAAAGATCATAGAGGCTTGTCGGCAATTGGAGACCGGCGAAGATCGAGCCAACTTTCCGGTGCAATGGCGTGGCGAGCTGGGCGAATTGGCACTTTCAGTCCAGAACGTTTTTTCCCGGTTCCAGGAGCGCACGAGCGCAGGACAGGCAACCGAGGCTCGACTTCTGCAAGTTCTGGAGCACCTTGCTTGTGGGGCACTTTTGGTGGATGAACACAGGCGGGTGTTGCACGCCAATCGGGCAGTATTTCGCCTTCTGGAAGAGGACGAGGTGCCAGTCGCAGGGCGGAACCTCGTGGAGCTGGTCCGCTCGGCAGATATTCTGGGTGCGGTGAGCCATGTTCTGGCCAATGGAGGCACTGTCGAAGGTGAACTGGCCGTATTCAGCGGAGAGCGTCGACGTTGGATTGCCTACCGTGCCAGTGCCATAGGTGCTGGGGCGGAAAATGTGTGCCACGCTCTGGTCGAGTTGCGCGATATCACCGAGTTGAAGCATCTGGAGGAAATAAGGCGAGACTTTGTCGCCAATGCCTCGCATGAACTCAAGACGCCCCTCACGGCTATCGTTGGCTACACAGAAACACTTCTGGCCGACTGGGAGAGGATGTCGGCGGAACAGAGAGTGCGCTACCTGCGCCGAATCCGTGAGCAAGCCCAGAGGTTAGAGTTCCTCACCTCCGACCTCCTCACCCTTGCAGAGAGCGAAGAAAAGGTAACCCCCACGCTTGTGCCCTATCCTGTGCATAGGCTCCTTCGGGGTATAGCCGAAGAGTTTGCCGAGAGGGCAACCGAGAAAGGCATAGAGCTGAAGGTCAAGGCGGATCGCCGCTTGAAGGCCCTGATGGACCCGGATGCCATGCACATCGTCCTCTCCAACCTTGTGGACAATGCGATCAAGTACACGGGGGCGGGGGGCTCCGTGACTGTCAGCGCTAAGGGGGCGCCACCCGGGGAAGTGCTGGTGGAGGTGGTAGATACGGGTGTGGGTATTGACCCAAGGCACCATCTGCGCATCTTCGAGCGCTTCTACCGCGTGGACAAGTCACGCTCGCGAGCCATGGGCGGTACTGGACTCGGCCTCGCTATCGTCAAGCATATCGTCGAAAAGCATGGCAGCAGAGTCCAGGTGGAAAGCGAGCTAGGCAGAGGGAGCCGCTTTTGGTTCATGCTTCGGGCCGCCTAG
- a CDS encoding phosphate ABC transporter substrate-binding protein — translation MRRAIAVLAAGLLIPALLFGQELLQIRGSDTMVNLVQRLAEVYMEKNPQVGCAVSGGGSGVGIAALIANRVHIANASREMREKEYAQAKENGVIPVEIAIAIDALSIAVNASNPVNKLTKDQVGAIFRGEVTNWSEVGGPNMPISLYGRQPNSGTYVFFQEFVLGNKNYSPRMKQMNGNAQIIEALKTDKGGVGYVGVGYVRDENGQLVPGIKVLEISRDVKSPGVSPLAMENIASGRYPIARALYQYTNGKPKGAVKSFITFELSPEGQKVVQEMGFYPVSGKYLEANKKLGF, via the coding sequence ATGAGGAGAGCGATTGCAGTGCTAGCAGCGGGCCTACTCATTCCCGCTCTGCTCTTCGGGCAAGAGTTGTTGCAGATCAGAGGCTCGGATACCATGGTGAATCTGGTGCAGCGCCTGGCTGAGGTCTACATGGAGAAAAACCCGCAGGTGGGCTGCGCAGTGTCGGGAGGCGGTTCGGGGGTGGGTATTGCCGCGCTGATCGCCAACCGCGTGCACATTGCTAACGCTTCCCGGGAGATGAGGGAAAAAGAGTACGCCCAGGCGAAGGAGAATGGCGTCATTCCGGTAGAGATCGCTATCGCGATAGATGCGCTTTCTATCGCGGTCAACGCAAGCAACCCGGTGAACAAACTCACGAAGGACCAGGTGGGTGCGATCTTTCGTGGTGAAGTCACCAACTGGAGCGAGGTGGGTGGACCGAACATGCCCATTTCCTTGTACGGAAGACAGCCAAACTCCGGCACTTATGTCTTCTTCCAGGAGTTTGTGTTGGGCAACAAGAACTATTCGCCTCGAATGAAGCAGATGAACGGCAACGCACAGATCATCGAGGCGTTAAAGACCGACAAGGGTGGGGTTGGTTATGTGGGAGTTGGGTACGTGCGCGACGAGAACGGACAACTCGTTCCTGGGATTAAGGTACTCGAGATTTCTAGGGATGTGAAATCGCCTGGGGTGTCGCCTTTGGCGATGGAGAACATCGCTTCTGGCCGGTACCCTATTGCACGTGCCCTGTACCAGTACACCAACGGGAAACCCAAGGGCGCAGTCAAGAGCTTCATAACGTTTGAACTGAGCCCTGAGGGTCAAAAGGTGGTGCAGGAGATGGGCTTCTATCCCGTATCCGGCAAGTACCTGGAGGCGAACAAGAAGCTCGGTTTCTAA
- the pstA gene encoding phosphate ABC transporter permease PstA yields MRKWWRKVTEAIGFGLLGMAALIVLAVLVFILYDVVAKGGKAVTWEFITQKPAKGMTAGGIWPAIVGTFWVSIVTVTVSVPLGMCAAIYLNEYAKQGRFVRLIRVAIRNLSGVPSIVYGLFGMGLFVLTLGIGLSVLSAGLTLGLLTLPWTITASEEALKTVPFSYREGALALGATKWQTIRTNVLPYAVPGMLTGTILGLARAAGETAPILFTGAAFFWPFLAPFPKVLTTQFMALPYHLFIMSTQHHEIAKVRPMAYGTALVLVMLIFLLNLGAVVIRYRLRRRFRRA; encoded by the coding sequence ATGAGAAAGTGGTGGCGAAAAGTTACCGAAGCCATCGGCTTTGGACTGCTCGGGATGGCTGCGCTGATTGTCCTCGCCGTCTTGGTGTTCATCCTGTATGATGTTGTGGCCAAGGGCGGCAAAGCGGTCACGTGGGAGTTCATAACGCAAAAACCGGCAAAAGGGATGACCGCTGGCGGGATATGGCCGGCCATCGTCGGTACCTTCTGGGTGAGCATCGTGACCGTGACGGTGTCGGTGCCGCTTGGGATGTGTGCGGCGATCTATCTGAACGAGTATGCCAAGCAAGGGCGGTTCGTCCGACTTATCAGAGTCGCTATCCGCAACTTGTCGGGCGTGCCCTCCATTGTCTATGGGCTCTTCGGGATGGGGCTTTTCGTGCTCACCCTGGGCATTGGGTTATCGGTCCTCTCGGCGGGTTTGACGTTAGGGCTTTTGACGCTGCCTTGGACTATTACCGCCAGTGAGGAGGCGCTCAAGACGGTGCCCTTTTCCTACCGCGAAGGGGCGTTGGCTTTGGGGGCGACGAAGTGGCAGACGATTCGGACCAACGTCCTCCCGTATGCAGTGCCCGGGATGCTCACCGGCACCATTCTTGGCTTGGCGCGGGCCGCCGGAGAGACGGCGCCCATCCTTTTTACCGGGGCCGCCTTTTTCTGGCCGTTCTTGGCCCCCTTCCCCAAGGTGCTCACCACGCAGTTCATGGCGCTCCCATACCACCTGTTTATCATGTCCACGCAGCACCACGAGATTGCGAAGGTGCGGCCCATGGCGTATGGCACGGCGCTGGTGCTGGTCATGCTGATTTTCCTCCTCAACTTGGGAGCAGTCGTTATTCGCTATCGCCTGCGAAGAAGGTTTCGCCGCGCTTAG
- the phoU gene encoding phosphate signaling complex protein PhoU has translation MERHFHEQLQELRATLTQMASMVEGAINKAVESLIEREKAMAEAVIAGDEAINDLELAIEDQCLKLLALHQPMAVDLRFITSAIKINNDLERMGDHAVNIAERSLALCEQEQLKPLIDIPRMAVLAQQMVKDSIHSFVTGDVARARTVCVRDDEVDKLDDQVFRELLTYMAEDPRTISRALHLIIISKNLERIADLSTNIAEEVIFIYEAHTIKHHAEEKGKGDVRGR, from the coding sequence ATGGAACGTCACTTTCATGAGCAGCTCCAGGAGCTCAGAGCCACCCTCACCCAGATGGCTTCCATGGTGGAAGGGGCCATCAACAAGGCGGTCGAGTCGCTGATTGAACGGGAAAAGGCAATGGCTGAGGCGGTCATCGCCGGAGATGAGGCCATCAATGACCTGGAACTCGCTATTGAAGACCAGTGCCTGAAACTTCTTGCCCTCCACCAGCCCATGGCGGTTGACCTGCGCTTCATCACCTCTGCCATTAAGATCAACAATGACTTGGAGCGCATGGGTGACCACGCGGTGAACATTGCCGAGCGCTCCTTGGCCTTGTGCGAACAGGAACAGCTGAAGCCGCTCATCGACATCCCACGCATGGCGGTGCTTGCGCAGCAGATGGTGAAAGACAGCATCCACAGCTTTGTGACCGGTGATGTGGCAAGGGCAAGGACAGTGTGCGTGCGAGACGACGAGGTGGACAAGCTCGATGACCAAGTGTTTCGCGAGCTTCTTACCTACATGGCGGAAGACCCTCGCACGATCTCGCGGGCGCTACATTTGATCATCATTAGCAAGAATCTCGAGCGCATCGCCGACTTGTCAACCAATATCGCTGAGGAGGTTATCTTCATCTACGAAGCGCACACCATTAAGCACCACGCAGAGGAGAAAGGCAAGGGCGATGTGCGCGGGCGCTAA